A window of Paenibacillus polygoni contains these coding sequences:
- a CDS encoding ABC transporter ATP-binding protein, protein MNLIEMKDITHVYVTERGAKLAIESLHLEINEGEFISLVGPSGCGKTTLLSMIAGLLFPTKGEVRLSGDLIKSPSPKVGYMLQQDYLYPWRTIQENILIGLEITGQLTKDSAQKTSEMLANMGLAGTENLYPSSLSGGMRQRVALVRTLATSPDLLLLDEPFSALDYQTKLQLEDLISDTLRAQGKTAILVTHDLSEAIAVSDKVIVLDKNPGRIRKIFIIPDGIRKAQPFYAREQTGFNELFNEIWRELEDTDGKEDNR, encoded by the coding sequence ATGAATTTAATAGAGATGAAAGATATTACCCATGTATATGTGACCGAGAGAGGAGCAAAGCTCGCAATTGAATCCCTTCATTTAGAGATCAATGAGGGCGAGTTCATTAGTCTTGTCGGTCCGAGCGGCTGCGGCAAAACAACGTTACTCTCGATGATCGCAGGCCTTCTTTTTCCTACAAAAGGAGAAGTCAGGTTATCTGGAGATCTAATCAAGTCCCCCTCCCCCAAGGTTGGATATATGCTGCAGCAGGATTACTTGTATCCCTGGCGGACCATTCAGGAGAATATACTCATTGGTCTTGAAATTACAGGACAGCTTACGAAGGATTCCGCACAAAAAACAAGCGAGATGCTCGCAAATATGGGCCTCGCAGGGACAGAAAACCTCTACCCTTCCTCCTTATCAGGGGGGATGCGCCAGCGGGTAGCCCTTGTCAGGACGTTGGCAACAAGCCCTGACCTGCTCCTGCTGGATGAACCCTTCTCAGCACTAGACTATCAAACGAAGCTCCAGCTAGAAGATTTGATCTCTGACACACTTCGAGCGCAGGGAAAGACGGCTATTCTGGTGACACATGATTTATCTGAGGCGATTGCTGTAAGTGATAAAGTGATTGTACTTGATAAAAATCCGGGAAGAATTCGCAAAATATTTATAATTCCGGACGGAATCAGGAAGGCGCAGCCTTTTTATGCACGAGAACAGACTGGGTTCAATGAACTATTTAATGAGATATGGAGAGAACTTGAAGACACAGATGGAAAGGAGGATAACAGATGA
- a CDS encoding ABC transporter substrate-binding protein: MKGKGWWKLLVLPVLLLSVVMSGCTGGKSSGDVKVRVGEVTRSVFYAPEYVAVAKGFFKEEGLDVEIQTTAGGDKTMAALLAGSIDIALVGAETSIYVYQQGAEDPVINFAQVTQTDGTFLFARDQQGDFDWSQLKGSEFLGQRKGGMPQMAGEFALGKKGINPHQDLTLIQNIDFANIAAAFASGTGDYVQLFEPQASIFEKEGRGKVVASFGVESGHLPYTVFMTKQSYIKANQETVTKFTRGLHKAQTWVNEHSSEEIAEVIMPYFKDADPSIVTSSIERYKAQETYATDPIIDEEEWNNLLAVMKNAGELKEEVPASAIVNNDFANDVISSK; the protein is encoded by the coding sequence ATGAAAGGTAAAGGATGGTGGAAGCTGCTTGTGCTGCCGGTTCTCCTGTTGAGTGTCGTTATGAGCGGGTGTACGGGCGGGAAAAGCAGCGGGGATGTCAAGGTACGGGTAGGAGAGGTTACTCGTTCCGTATTTTACGCACCGGAATATGTAGCTGTCGCTAAAGGTTTTTTTAAGGAAGAAGGTCTTGATGTAGAGATTCAAACGACCGCTGGTGGAGACAAAACCATGGCCGCTCTACTAGCAGGGTCCATTGATATCGCCTTGGTGGGAGCGGAAACGTCAATCTATGTGTATCAACAGGGAGCAGAAGACCCTGTCATCAATTTTGCTCAAGTAACGCAAACCGATGGAACCTTTTTATTCGCAAGAGATCAGCAAGGTGACTTTGACTGGTCGCAGCTTAAAGGAAGCGAGTTCCTCGGTCAAAGAAAAGGCGGGATGCCGCAGATGGCGGGAGAGTTTGCACTAGGTAAAAAAGGGATCAATCCGCACCAGGATTTGACGCTCATCCAAAATATCGATTTTGCAAACATTGCAGCTGCTTTTGCTTCAGGAACCGGAGATTATGTGCAGCTATTTGAACCGCAGGCATCCATCTTTGAAAAGGAAGGTAGAGGGAAAGTAGTGGCTTCCTTCGGGGTGGAGAGCGGACATTTGCCTTATACGGTATTTATGACAAAGCAAAGCTATATCAAGGCGAACCAAGAGACGGTAACCAAATTCACTAGAGGTCTCCATAAAGCACAGACCTGGGTGAACGAGCACTCATCCGAAGAAATCGCGGAAGTGATCATGCCTTATTTTAAAGATGCGGATCCATCGATCGTTACGAGCAGCATAGAGCGATATAAAGCTCAAGAAACTTATGCCACTGACCCAATCATTGATGAGGAAGAATGGAATAACTTGCTTGCCGTTATGAAAAATGCAGGAGAGCTGAAAGAGGAAGTTCCCGCTTCTGCCATTGTGAATAACGATTTTGCAAATGACGTTATCTCTTCCAAGTGA
- a CDS encoding carboxypeptidase M32, with amino-acid sequence MDHDIQAKLDVFLNMNRKIKSYYEAIGLLDWDLATGAPRKGVDTRSETIGMLATEAFKISISDEMKELITYLTSEDVCKQLQEQDQRLIEDVKLELNRMQSVPPDKFQAFSVLAPKSQVQWESAKENGDFAAFEPFLSQIVEMKREFIDYFGVKDTRYDTLLDMFEPDLTVAKLDEVFSRLKARLVPLQDKIKNSVHKPDTSFLEQSFDIKKQEEFSRYILGEMGYDFEAGRLDESVHPFATGLNPGDVRITTHYYEKDVASAVFSSLHEGGHALYEQNIDPKLAGTLLAEGTSMGIHESQSRLWENMIGRSLPFWERYYPVLQSYFPEQLKDVSVESFYRAINKVESSLIRIEADELTYNLHIIIRYEIEKMLFNENLSVSDLPAVWNDKYKQYLGVTPPHDGLGVLQDVHWSSGDFGYFASYSLGNMYAAQIVNTMRKEMPEFDRLLREGNLSPIKEWLTDKVYKYGKSRKPSELILAITGEELNPDYLADYLEEKYKEIYSL; translated from the coding sequence ATGGATCACGATATTCAAGCGAAATTAGATGTTTTTTTGAATATGAATCGAAAAATAAAAAGTTATTATGAGGCAATCGGTCTACTGGATTGGGATTTAGCTACAGGGGCACCGCGTAAGGGCGTAGATACGCGTTCTGAAACCATTGGTATGCTGGCAACGGAAGCGTTTAAGATTTCAATCTCGGATGAAATGAAAGAACTCATCACTTATTTAACGAGCGAAGATGTATGTAAGCAGCTTCAAGAGCAAGATCAGCGTCTGATTGAGGATGTTAAGCTGGAATTGAATCGTATGCAGTCCGTACCGCCGGATAAATTCCAGGCATTCAGCGTGCTTGCGCCTAAATCACAAGTGCAGTGGGAGAGTGCAAAAGAAAACGGAGATTTCGCTGCATTTGAACCTTTCTTATCCCAAATCGTAGAGATGAAGAGAGAATTCATAGATTATTTCGGTGTGAAAGATACGCGCTACGATACGCTGCTTGATATGTTCGAACCGGATCTCACGGTAGCAAAACTGGATGAAGTATTCAGTAGATTAAAAGCGCGTCTTGTTCCCCTGCAAGATAAAATCAAAAATTCGGTACATAAACCGGATACTTCCTTCCTAGAACAATCTTTTGATATCAAGAAACAAGAAGAATTCAGCCGCTATATTCTAGGGGAAATGGGCTACGATTTTGAAGCGGGAAGACTCGACGAAAGCGTACATCCATTTGCTACAGGGCTTAATCCAGGAGATGTGCGTATTACCACGCATTATTATGAAAAAGATGTGGCAAGCGCCGTATTCAGCTCACTTCATGAAGGCGGTCATGCGCTGTATGAACAAAATATCGATCCAAAACTGGCAGGGACCCTTCTTGCAGAAGGAACTTCCATGGGAATTCATGAATCTCAGTCCAGACTCTGGGAAAATATGATCGGCCGTAGTCTTCCTTTTTGGGAGCGCTACTATCCGGTATTACAGTCTTATTTCCCAGAGCAGCTGAAAGATGTGTCTGTCGAATCTTTTTACCGTGCCATTAATAAAGTAGAGAGTTCATTAATCCGTATTGAAGCAGACGAACTAACGTACAACCTGCATATCATCATCCGTTATGAAATAGAGAAGATGTTATTTAACGAGAATTTATCTGTCTCAGACCTTCCTGCGGTGTGGAATGATAAATATAAACAATACCTTGGTGTGACACCTCCTCACGATGGATTGGGTGTTTTACAGGATGTACACTGGTCGAGCGGAGATTTTGGTTATTTTGCGTCGTATTCACTGGGAAATATGTATGCTGCGCAGATCGTTAACACGATGCGAAAAGAAATGCCGGAATTTGATCGACTTCTTCGAGAAGGAAATCTTTCACCAATTAAAGAATGGCTTACGGATAAAGTTTACAAGTACGGTAAATCACGAAAACCATCTGAACTTATTCTCGCAATTACGGGAGAGGAACTAAATCCAGATTATCTTGCCGATTATTTAGAGGAAAAATATAAAGAGATTTATTCTTTATAA
- a CDS encoding iron-sulfur cluster biosynthesis family protein: MRIKVSKAAEDLLKKKLGDTPGVFRLIYDTEGCGCAVNGVPAFHIVSNPEDLDITIESNVPELNFIIDGHRAVFFEEELILSTDPGDRSLRLSSNGQHYGMYLFPKDTRLQNQD, encoded by the coding sequence ATGAGAATCAAAGTAAGCAAGGCTGCAGAAGATCTGCTTAAGAAAAAGCTTGGGGATACGCCTGGTGTATTTCGATTGATTTACGATACGGAAGGCTGTGGTTGTGCGGTTAACGGCGTTCCTGCATTTCATATTGTTTCAAACCCTGAAGATTTGGATATTACAATTGAGAGCAATGTTCCGGAGCTCAACTTTATTATCGACGGCCATAGGGCTGTTTTTTTTGAAGAGGAACTTATTTTATCAACAGATCCTGGGGATCGTTCTTTGAGACTATCCAGTAACGGACAACATTATGGAATGTATTTGTTTCCGAAGGATACTCGTTTACAAAACCAGGACTAA